One window of Micromonas commoda chromosome 1, complete sequence genomic DNA carries:
- a CDS encoding predicted protein (Encodes a protein with hydroxyproline-rich glycoprotein (HRGP) motifs and Patched domain found in Hedgehog receptors.), translating into MYTPNPELYYKTTPDFTYNAQLGQTGGATDNWIYASPVVDSNGTIYVCTNKGMVHAVSSSGKSAKWKKNVYGEITATPALASNELGEVIYVVSNQGERIDSNSKLYALDTDNLGSALWQNPPMLVGKVPGSLVLYHDRIYLGTTEGNLYAINSLTGAIIWEDKPQEKSSIVASPSVDKHGNIYVASSYEKEHLGDVAEVAKFALYKYSPGGDKLWRFLSSYVLHSTPLIDNDRELIYIGGQDRRFIALDLKTGEPVSCFTARDSISASPALLTDGSVVFAAEDGFLYACSPGCKDLLWEASISGPVVSVTMQGTAPPPPAPRPPPSTGSYTSDKPAYFMSSPIVIEGGNIVMAVNFEGDIIGVSAKDGVVMWRANKATWQGGEAGYVAASPAIGRDGSLYIADYKGFLHGFVGNGGCPAGYKFSSNIGDLNCDFGLKCGTVGDASAVTYSNTTSPPPPRLNNQPAPPPPPMAPASVYKETCTPCDDGMVAPLPWLGTSCQTCPAGKEFVATDKECQNCPPGWYRGDDFAADRKCEKCPAGEWNAEEGSSTCLLCNTPEWCIGGDECKAGHTGFGCSECMKNWFFYAGSCYECEKNARYYSLICLGVMLFFLAIAMVVFADKVDKFRKYAMGTKKKLKQVQKRLGGKDERKRAAQLGTIVFVLSLITYFQIQALIVSVNVPWPNAIVDVFKALTNMINFDIWGMINPQCSVTLNFEARWMIRLISPVAILVPVSGGIYWYSLKPGREDMSNRAVSVTVQVLHMMFVGTTLHSLDPMRCTDYVPAARGANGEALDTIRVIDRFPKVPCDYSDSTYFRMFVASAIGFTIYTIAYVLFILYTLYRVNFLVWKHRDYVAPPPPVKDKKTGEAAYDGDVSTENQIILDLGNDVEEPAKQPEALKTEENVTYNPNPKSMPAKSKWTIVKTRMFSASTWRAAKTKDKNSGLKVEEIEPVTDIGSGDNSEPKALQAIASMEKKQAETQEQILAKAVASQEALQAKLKEKKKVSDESAGPVTEAFTGLFRRKPRPNEDTKDAPPMGSEDDDSDDEDEHDLIMQKLHPEIQYMVKRYGLLCLPYAQRTWYWELLSMTRKLVMAMTAVFANKFAQMQLQLMLFQNVIWFLLLVYFKPYSAIPFRGGPLEKYYSDEFYGELSRRAWSAGTIVEVFMALGSISLGIIGLTAGKGDGEIQSIAYFGQLIIVLVVVVRAINYAGDNSSSFFGPLLTQIWYAIREVFLVTFIRKSVLAWRKKFGKKGQVRARENWRKARDLVGLTAMLEEKEMNLPKFLLIVRAAREYSASASVRFYDRAIKVIYGDPVVDDEEVHEALAESPPSATTLKIAKFLIRASPFMLFVFLAVPLAISFLGISQGFTLDTTMDAFTIRDHPAAEDFQTLVNARDLAKEQEKKDHFVGGSTCPIDDGDRRRRLLDVDDFRYVQRSRDRRERQLLQTKDAKESWELKVCSRMRLYLTFVANEGVDLMSADGLRGMQKADGIIKKHRNYEKWCAKWQSSMDGQEYCVPPMAVSSFFFPSIRTPEWEDENGDKKISSVSFRYFDGLGKEEDSINIKTASGKLVLETLVNYGEYVFGGGYTGPGATNAPLHFARSVFTFCRRPKCEVDCGYGQPCRQYCRTGSKSNDEAIYIKDALEMGKQARSEAQTPNLMIYYGGDFLFDLQINEAAIHDVLVMMGGLLAVCIFCTIHFRSAFLTFIVALQIILSFTVTYFVYRVMLQVEQVPIIMLLGIFVIIGIGVDDAFVFYDHLQSEPGNLPDDPIEQYAIAMTRTYRKTGSAMFVTTTTSACSFASNIASKIPALRIFGLSICVCVVVNFIFVLTVFPSAMAIHRFMQQFTLRLYRGTKSAIAGGTRRLTESGRSAQASEGSASETAEESIRRKERSRFSKAIKSMKNAGNFKFWDWLAELVGTRKNSICLIFLTVLVLILSFYMVNQLKFAGGKVQFFPEHTNIHQFEERKSDFSLAIENCDYRCTATIVTGLGDLAVIGSGLVGEGDLTYADVNAAAPKQYADAPRPPPNHPPPSPPPLPSPPPLPSPPPPSPPPLSPPPPPPPPPAPLPPPPPPLPPPAPSPSPPPPPPPWPPPPSPPPPPPPAPPPGAAQAPWPPPPSPSPPPPSPPPPPSPPPPPPSPPPAPLPPPPPSPPPSPPPPPSPPPSPPAPPPHPPPEPPAPPSFPPQFDFGDEPDDQSRGNVDLMWGIEADTSSTLLAYVNPYFKYSDFVVNKNFDVRSPDAQRFLHDWCMILQDSPLVHIVKRRKCIIDEFKRFVETQKYVRFPVPEENFDSLFAEFLTHSQRDAMKGGLTGFHPKDPCRVMFMGVAVRGSFKKSLGAWKMQDVYLEWTKLMRQYDQVAPKSVGKAILVSDQFVTMATQVEAIMSTAYSIWLACVLVVLVVVFCTGSLQMAVLILINLLFIVVFVIAGMSYLGLEFGGVEAVALTVLIGMSCDYCLHLSDTILATTSTSMCIRVRSAIKHLGPTIVSAAGTSLLASIPTAAFTKILILNNFGTIMCLSIISGVLFGILFFCPMCVLFGPRYVGTSWKQNVSLSLFSSPVHFVSATAFFAFLGTSVLSVEAGVWLQNNVLLAGLLAFTCIFSPLFVGIGVRPIRAFREKAVALRT; encoded by the coding sequence ATGTACACTCCAAACCCAGAATTGTACTACAAGACAACGCCGGACTTTACGTATAACGCCCAGTTGGGGCAAACAGGCGGCGCAACGGATAACTGGATCTACGCGTCCCCCGTGGTTGACTCGAATGGCACCATTTATGTCTGCACTAACAAGGGGATGGTGCACGCCGTGTCGAGCAGCGGTAAAAGTGCCAAGTGGAAGAAGAACGTTTACGGAGAAATCACCGCCACTCCTGCGCTGGCTTCCAACGAATTAGGTGAAGTGATTTACGTGGTCTCAAACCAGGGCGAACGGATCGACTCGAACAGCAAACTATACGCTCTCGACACAGATAATCTCGGCTCAGCTCTCTGGCAGAACCCTCCGATGCTGGTCGGAAAGGTTCCGGGCTCGCTAGTCCTTTACCATGATCGCATATACCTCGGTACGACCGAAGGAAATCTGTATGCGATAAATTCGTTGACTGGTGCCATTATATGGGAGGACAAGCCGCAGGAGAAAAGCAGCATCGTCGCCTCTCCGTCCGTTGATAAGCACGGAAACATTTACGTCGCAAGCTCGTATGAGAAGGAACATCTTggagacgtcgcggaggtcgCTAAATTTGCTCTGTATAAGTACAGTCCTGGCGGAGACAAACTGTGGAGGTTTCTGAGCTCATACGTGCTTCACTCCACGCCACTCATCGACAATGACAGAGAATTGATCTACATTGGAGGGCAGGACCGGCGGTTCATCGCCCTGGATCTCAAAACTGGTGAACCTGTGAGCTGTTTCACTGCGCGCGACTCGATCAGTGCCTCCCCGGCGCTTCTCACAGACGGATCTGTGGTTTTTGCCGCGGAAGATGGATTTTTGTACGCCTGCTCACCTGGTTGCAAGGATCTTCTCTGGGAAGCCTCCATATCCGGTCCAGTCGTGTCTGTGACGATGCAAGGAACGGCCCCCCCACCACCGGCACCGCGACCCCCGCCCTCCACTGGATCTTACACAAGTGACAAACCAGCTTATTTCATGTCGTCACCAATCGTCATCGAAGGCGGTAATATTGTCATGGCTGTCAATTTCGAAGGTGATATAATCGGGGTATCCGCGAAAGATGGTGTTGTGATGTGGCGGGCTAACAAAGCAACGTGGCAGGGAGGTGAAGCCGGATATGTGGCGGCCTCGCCTGCTATCGGGAGAGATGGATCGCTGTACATCGCCGATTACAAAGGCTTTCTGCATGGGTTCGTCGGAAATGGTGGATGCCCAGCGGGATATAAGTTCAGCTCAAATATCGGCGACCTCAACTGTGACTTCGGCCTAAAATGTGGAACGGTGGGTGATGCATCTGCGGTGACGTATAGCAACACAACATCTCCACCACCCCCGCGACTTAACAACCAacccgctcctcctccgccgcctaTGGCTCCCGCGTCGGTGTACAAGGAGACGTGCACGCCATGCGATGACGGCATGGTTGCACCTCTACCCTGGCTGGGCACTTCTTGCCAGACGTGCCCAGCGGGCAAGGAATTTGTGGCGACGGACAAAGAGTGCCAAAATTGCCCGCCAGGCTGGTACCGTGGCGATGACTTTGCTGCTGATCGAAAATGCGAAAAGTGCCCGGCGGGCGAGTGGAATGCTGAAGAAGGGTCGTCCACGTGTTTGTTGTGCAACACGCCTGAATGGTGCATCGGAGGCGACGAGTGCAAAGCGGGACATACAGGTTTCGGCTGCAGCGAATGCATGAAAAACTGGTTTTTTTACGCTGGGTCGTGCTATGAGTGCGAAAAAAACGCACGTTATTACAGTCTCATCTGCCTCGGCGTCATGTTGTTCTTTCTGGCGATTGCGATGGTCGTGTTTGCTGACAAGGTGGATAAATTTCGCAAATACGCCATGGGCACGAAAAAGAAGTTGAAACAGGTGCAGAAACGACTCGGTGGCAAAGATGAGCGGAAACGCGCCGCACAACTCGGCACCATTGTCTTCGTACTGAGCCTGATCACCTACTTCCAAATACAGGCGCTCATTGTCAGCGTCAACGTGCCCTGGCCAAATGCGATTGTTGATGTATTCAAGGCTCTCACGAACATGATCAATTTCGACATCTGGGGCATGATAAATCCGCAGTGCTCTGTGACCCTCAATTTTGAGGCGCGCTGGATGATCCGTCTCATATCGCCCGTAGCGATTCTGGTTCCTGTTTCCGGTGGCATCTACTGGTACTCACTGAAGCCCGGCAGGGAGGACATGAGCAATCGTGCAGTCAGTGTCACAGTGCAAGTTCTTCACATGATGTTTGTGGGAACCACCTTGCACTCGCTAGACCCCATGAGATGCACGGATTACGTTCCAGCCGCTAGAGGTGCAAACGGCGAAGCTCTCGACACCATCCGGGTCATCGATCGTTTTCCAAAGGTTCCGTGCGATTACTCCGATTCAACATACTTTCGCATGTTCGTAGCGAGCGCCATAGGCTTCACCATCTACACCATCGCCTACGTGCTCTTCATCCTCTACACACTTTATCGCGTCAACTTTTTGGTGTGGAAGCACAGGGATTACGTAGCACCCCCTCCACCGGTCAAGGATAAGAAAACGGGCGAAGCTGCTTACGACGGAGATGTATCGACCGAGAACCAGATTATCCTTGACCTGGGCAACGATGTCGAGGAACCCGCCAAACAACCCGAGGCCCTCAAGACAGAGGAGAACGTCACATACAACCCCAATCCCAAGTCAATGCCGGCGAAATCGAAATGGACCATCGTTAAGACCAGGATGTTCAGTGCATCAACCTGGAGAGCGGCCAAGACGAAGGATAAAAACTCTGGGCTCAAAGTGGAAGAAATAGAGCCTGTGACAGACATCGGCAGCGGCGACAACAGCGAGCCAAAGGCACTCCAAGCCATTGCGAGTATGGAGAAAAAACAAGCCGAGACTCAAGAACAGATACTCGCAAAGGCAGTCGCAAGCCAGGAAGCTTTGCAGGCCAAGCTGAAAGAAAAGAAGAAGGTTTCCGATGAGTCGGCCGGTCCAGTCACCGAGGCGTTCACTGGCCTTTTCAGGAGAAAGCCTCGTCCCAACGAAGACACGAAAGATGCGCCGCCCATGGGATCAGAGGATGacgattccgacgacgaagatgaGCACGATCTTATCATGCAAAAGCTTCATCCTGAAATTCAGTACATGGTCAAACGCTACGGCCTCCTATGTTTGCCATACGCGCAGCGCACATGGTATTGGGAGCTGCTGTCCATGACCAGAAAGCTCGTGATGGCCATGACAGCAGTTTTCGCCAACAAATTTGCGCAAATGCAGCTTCAACTCATGCTATTTCAGAACGTCATCTGGTTTTTACTGCTTGTCTATTTCAAGCCTTACTCTGCCATTCCTTTCAGGGGTGGTCCCCTCGAGAAGTATTACTCTGACGAGTTCTACGGCGAGCTGAGCCGGCGAGCGTGGTCCGCAGGTACGATCGTGGAAGTTTTCATGGCTCTCGGTTCCATCTCCCTTGGCATCATTGGCCTCACTGCGGGCAAGGGTGATGGTGAAATCCAGTCGATCGCGTACTTTGGGCAGCTCATCATCGTCCTTGTAGTTGTTGTCCGTGCAATTAACTACGCTGGCGATAACTCGTCATCGTTCTTTGGACCTTTGCTCACTCAGATATGGTACGCAATTCGCGAAGTCTTCCTGGTGACATTCATTCGCAAGTCCGTTCTGGCGTGGCGTAAGAAATTTGGGAAGAAGGGGCAAGTCAGGGCGAGGGAAAATTGGAGGAAAGCTAGGGACTTGGTCGGCTTGACGGCAATGTTGGAGGAGAAGGAAATGAACCTTCCCAAATTTCTGCTCATCGTGAGGGCCGCCAGGGAGTACTCCGCATCCGCATCCGTCCGATTCTACGACAGAGCCATCAAGGTGATTTACGGTGATCCCGTCGTGGATGATGAAGAGGTGCACGAGGCACTCGCCGAGAGCCCCCCATCGGCGACTACACTGAAAATTGCCAAATTTCTCATCAGAGCAAGTCCCTTCATGCTCTTCGTTTTCCTGGCTGTACCATTGGCCATCTCATTCCTTGGAATTTCTCAGGGTTTTACACTTGACACCACCATGGACGCCTTCACCATTCGCGATCATCCTGCCGCAGAGGATTTCCAGACGTTGGTAAACGCAAGAGATCTTGCAAAAGAGCAAGAAAAGAAGGATCATTTTGTTGGGGGATCCACGTGCCCGATTGATGATGGCGACAGGAGGAGACGTCTACTTGATGTCGATGACTTTCGATACGTTCAGCGTTCTCGTGATCGTCGCGAGAGACAGCTTCTTCAGACCAAGGATGCCAAGGAATCCTGGGAACTGAAGGTGTGTAGTCGCATGCGCTTGTATCTAACGTTTGTCGCAAATGAAGGCGTTGACCTCATGTCTGCAGATGGTTTGCGAGGCATGCAGAAAGCTGATGGTATCATTAAAAAGCATCGGAACTACGAGAAGTGGTGTGCGAAGTGGCAATCGTCGATGGATGGGCAAGAGTACTGTGTCCCGCCAATGGCTGTCTCATCTTTTTTCTTTCCATCGATCCGCACACCCGAATGGGAAGATGAAAACGGTGATAAAAAGATTTCATCTGTTTCATTTCGATATTTCGATGGTCTAGGCAAAGAGGAAGATTCAATCAATATCAAGACTGCAAGCGGCAAGCTTGTCCTCGAGACGCTCGTTAACTACGGAGAATATGTGTTTGGCGGCGGCTATACTGGTCCCGGCGCAACTAATGCACCTCTTCATTTTGCCAGGAGCGTCTTCACTTTTTGTCGCCGGCCAAAATGCGAGGTTGACTGCGGCTACGGACAACCGTGCAGACAATACTGCAGAACCGGGTCAAAATCGAACGACGAGGCAATCTACATCAAGGATGCCCTTGAGATGGGTAAGCAGGCTCGGAGTGAAGCGCAGACCCCAAACTTGATGATCTATTATGGGGGCGACTTCCTCTTTGACCTACAAATAAACGAAGCGGCGATCCACGATGTTCTCGTGATGATGGGCGGCCTTCTCGCCGTGTGCATCTTTTGCACGATTCACTTTCGCTCTGCTTTCCTGACTttcatcgtcgcgctccagATTATCCTCTCCTTCACGGTGACATACTTTGTGTATCGTGTTATGTTGCAAGTCGAACAAGTCCCGATCATCATGCTTCTTGGTATCTTCGTGATAATCGGTATTGGAGTTGACGATGCGTTTGTTTTTTATGATCACCTGCAGAGCGAGCCTGGTAATCTCCCAGATGATCCCATTGAACAGTACGCCATCGCCATGACAAGGACCTACAGGAAGACAGGGTCTGCGATGTTTGTCACCACGACCACATCCGCGTGTTCTTTTGCCAGTAACATCGCCTCAAAGATACCCGCACTGCGAATCTTCGGACTGTCAATCTGCGTCTGCGTGGTTGTGAACTTCATCTTCGTCCTCACCGTGTTCCCATCTGCGATGGCGATTCATCGCTTCATGCAACAGTTCACTCTGAGATTATATCGGGGCACGAAGAGCGCAATTGCTGGCGGCACGCGCAGGCTCACTGAATCCGGAAGATCAGCCCAAGCCTCAGAAGGTTCCGCCAGTGAAACCGCAGAGGAGTCGATCCGCAGAAAAGAACGGAGCAGGTTCAGTAAGGCTATCAAGTCGATGAAAAACGCTGGAAACTTCAAGTTCTGGGACTggctcgccgagctggtCGGAACAAGGAAAAATTCAATTTGCCTGATCTTTCTCACAGTCCTTGTGCTGATTTTGTCCTTCTACATGGTCAACCAACTCAAGTTTGCCGGTGGAAAGGTGCAGTTCTTCCCGGAGCATACCAACATACACCAGTTCGAGGAGAGAAAGTCGGATTTTTCCCTCGCGATTGAAAACTGTGATTACAGATGTACGGCAACGATCGTGACGGGTCTCGGTGATTTGGCAGTCATCGGTTCTGGGCTCGTGGGTGAAGGCGACTTGACATATGCGGATGTCAACGCAGCCGCGCCCAAGCAGTACGCAgatgcgccgcgccctcctccgaatcatccaccgccgtcgccaccgcccttaccgtcgccgccgcccttaccgtcgccgccaccgccgtcgccgccgcctctgtcgccgccgccgccgccgccgccgccgccggcgccgttgccgccgccgccgccgccgttgccgccgccggcgccgtcgccgtctccgccgccgccgccgccgccgtggccgccgcctccgtcgccgccgccgccgccgccaccggcgccaccACCAGGAGCCGCACaggcgccgtggccgccgccgccgtcgccgtcgccgccgccgccgtcgccgccgccgccgccgtcgccaccgccgccgccgccgtcgccgccgccggcgccgttgccgccaccaccaccaTCACCACCACCatcaccaccaccgccgccgtcgccgccgccatcccccccggcgcctcctcctcatccaCCTCCCGAGCCTCCTGCACCACCGAGTTTCCCACCCCAATTCGACTTtggcgacgagcccgacgacCAAAGCAGGGGCAACGTGGATCTCATGTGGGGTATCGAGGCGGACACTTCATCCACGCTGCTCGCCTATGTGAATCCTTATTTCAAGTACAGTGACTTTGTTGTGAACAAAAACTTTGACGTTCGGTCGCCCGACGCACAGCGCTTCCTCCATGACTGGTGCATGATTTTACAGGACTCTCCTCTCGTCCACATCGTGAAACGGCGGAAGTGCATAATCGACGAGTTCAAGAGGTTCGTGGAGACACAGAAGTACGTCAGGTTTCCAGTACCCGAGGAAAACTTTGACTCGCTCTTCGCCGAGTTCCTCACCCACTCGCAGAGGGACGCGATGAAGGGCGGTCTCACCGGATTTCATCCCAAGGATCCGTGTCGGGTGATGTTCATGGGCGTTGCGGTTCGAGGCAGCTTCAAAAAATCGCTCGGCGCATGGAAAATGCAAGACGTATATCTGGAGTGGACCAAGCTCATGCGGCAATATGACCAGGTCGCGCCGAAGAGTGTCGGCAAAGCTATCCTTGTTTCTGACCAATTCGTAACCATGGCGACGCAGGTGGAAGCAATCATGAGCACCGCGTATTCCATATGGCTCGCCTGCGTGTTGGTGGTCCTCGTTGTGGTCTTTTGCACTGGATCGCTTCAGATGGCGGTGTTGATCCTCATAAACCTGTTGTTTATCGTCGTATTTGTCATTGCCGGGATGTCGTATCTGGGGTTGGAATTTGGTGGCGTTGAGGCTGTTGCCCTGACAGTGCTGATCGGCATGTCGTGCGACTACTGCCTGCATCTTTCCGACACGATCCTTgccacgacgtcgacatCGATGTGTATTCGGGTGAGAAGTGCTATCAAACACCTCGGTCCCACGATTGTGAGCGCGGCTGGCACCAGCCTACTCGCATCCATCCCAACCGCGGCGTTCACCAAAATTCTCATCCTGAATAATTTCGGCACCATCATGTGCCTGTCCATCATCTCGGGCGTGTTGTTTGGAATACTTTTCTTCTGCCCTATGTGCGTACTATTTGGTCCCAGATACGTGGGCACATCGTGGAAACAGAACGTGTCACTGTCGCTCTTCTCTTCGCCCGTGCACTTCGTCTCTGCGACAGCGTTCTTCGCATTCCTTGGAACGAGTGTGCTGTCTGTGGAGGCTGGCGTGTGGCTTCAAAATAATGTGCTACTGGCCGGGTTGCTCGCGTTTACCTGTATATTCAGCCCGCTGTTTGTGGGCATTGGCGTGAGGCCCATCCGCGCTTTCAGAGAAAAAGCGGTTGCGCTGAGAACATGA
- a CDS encoding predicted protein: MAVLRRSACSLTISYTAAYISHNPSPQRPAARASLVARVGASPAEGAVEAEGARAPPPERVVVPISAQRTVCVPWHRSASVHRFPRQ, encoded by the coding sequence ATGGCTGTGCTGAGAAGAAGCGCTTGCTCCTTGACCATTTCATATACAGCCGCATACATTTCCCATAACCCATCTCCCCAGAGGCCCGCGGCACGCGCCTCGCTGGTAGCGCGAGTGGGGGCGTCGCCTGCGGAGGGTGCTGTCGaagcggagggcgcgcgcgcccctccccccgagcgcgtcgtggtACCCATTTCCGCGCAACGCACGGTGTGCGTACCCTGGCATCGGTCCGCATCGGTCCATCGGTTTCCTCGTCAGTGA
- a CDS encoding predicted protein gives MQTGKYVVAGKSIYHGGSFPVVNELKITGGDKPVAKACVVLKKISSRNIASFSVVGLVKEQIECCERPCPLISYKANKPAD, from the coding sequence ATGCAGACGGGCAAGTACGTGGTGGCTGGTAAGAGTATCTATCACGGCGGTTCTTTCCCTGTCGTCAACGAGCTAAAAATCACAGGCGGAGACAAACCTGTCGCAAAAGCTTGTGTAGTGCTAAAGAAGATATCCTCGCGGAACATTGCATCATTTTCGGTCGTTGGACTGGTCAAAGAACAGATTGAGTGCTGCGAGAGACCGTGCCCGCTCATTTCTTACAAAGCAAACAAACCCGCTGACTGA
- the CYCA gene encoding predicted protein (cyclin A), with translation MPLVCNPKTPPAAFAKTLTAQRAACRSLVVDCSLPSRARSARGALQNGKSWNCILTITFRSRAAWVGNVDEGTKDVSNENDLDSLSGTISEQKLLFDIAPGAHNTGMSEKEIRMANVDSNACAKEYTSDIFAHLQDVEKRYMPDARYMETVQSDVNSAMRGILVDWLVEVADEYKLSSETLFLTVAYVDRCLGVCMVARTQLQLVGITCMLIASKYEEIYAPQVDEFCYITDNTYSREHVLSMERMVLNALDFELTHPTSKTFLRRCFWAFNNTDTKVEFLASFLAELALLEYRLLRFLPSTVAAAAIHLSLLTLRIGSDVASVVQNATAHSEDLKGCIVELHACHVSSQKSSLSAVREKYAQTRFKCVSLITPPELRL, from the exons ATGCCTCTTGTCTGCAATCCCAAAACCCCACCAGCAGCGTTCGCCAAGACCCTAACGGCTCAGCGCGCCGCTTGTCGCTCGTTAGTGGTCGATTGCAGTTTGCCTTCCCGCGCTCGATCAGCGCGAGGCGCACTTCAG AACGGGAAATCATGGAATTGCATACTCACCATAACGTTTAGATCGCGGGCTGCTTGGGTTGGAAATGTCGACGAAGGTA CCAAAGATGTATCGAACGAGAATGACCTTGACTCTCTTTCCGGCACCATTTCTGAACAGAAGTTGCTGTTCGATATTGCCCCTGGCGCTCACAATACTGGAATGTCTGAGAAG GAGATTCGTATGGCCAACGTAGATTCGAACGCATGTGCTAAAGAGTACACGAGTGACATCTTTGCACACCTTCAAGACGTCGAGAAGCGCTACATGCCGGATGCTAGATACATGGAAACAGTTCAAAGCGATGTGAACTCTGCGATGAGGGGCATCCTTGTGGACTGGCTTGTCGAAGTCGCCGACGAGTACAAGCTGTCATCGGAAACACTATTTCTGACGGTTGCATATGTCGATAGGTGCTTAGGCGTTTGTATGGTTGCGAGAACTCAGCTCCAG TTGGTTGGGATCACATGTATGCTTATCGCATCGAAGTACGAAGAAATTTATGCCCCCCAAGTCGACGAATTCTGTTACATCACAGACAACACCTATTCTCGTGAACACGTGCTATCGATGGAAAGGATGGTACTGAACGCACTTGATTTCGAGCTGACTCATCCAACGAGCAAAACTTTTCTTCGACGATGCTTCTGGGCATTCAATAATACTGATACCAAAGTAGAGTTTCTTGCCAGCTTCCTTGCTGAATTGGCACTTCTCGAGTACAGGCTCCTTCGGTTCTTGCCATCCACAGTAGCCGCAGCTGCCATTCATCTTTCATTGTTGACACTGCGGATCGGTTCAGATGTTGCCTCAGTCGTGCAGAACGCAACTGCACACAGCGAGGATTTGAAAGGCTGTATTGTAGAACTTCACGCATGTCATGTATCATCACAAAAGTCTTCGCTGTCGGCCGTGCGGGAGAAATATGCTCAAACGAGGTTCAAATGCGTGTCTTTGATAACGCCTCCTGAACTTCGGTTATGA
- a CDS encoding predicted protein yields MSWRWLFPGTLVRAHRRRAMRPQSCWRGLLSMVSRSASTAHQMASGRQLHSTTTEKEEASSAHMAHWDAEMATEQAQWMLCLRQDVCDDPTLVLHEEFRQKFRVTYRVFDRIVDALKGSGLVQDPRVPKPGPPPIPAESKVLHILRMLAVGAQYDAFEEGSLCDGKTIQALCIKPASSRTKGFFDWFVDHFYDDWVRPPNREENRKRVEVHREDWDARHDRADGCSSPGLGCMSCGCTRIPLRKRGLPDKGV; encoded by the coding sequence ATGTCATGGAGATGGTTATTTCCTGGAACGCTCGTTCGGGCTCATAGACGACGAGCAATGCGTCCACAATCATGTTGGCGAGGACTTCTTTCAATGGTATCAAGGTCAGCTTCGACGGCGCATCAGATGGCGTCAGGAAGACAACTCCACAGCACCACGACCGAGAAAGAAGAAGCGAGCTCGGCACACATGGCTCACTGGGATGCAGAAATGGCGACGGAGCAAGCGCAGTGGATGTTATGTCTACGCCAGGATGTTTGCGACGACCCCACACTTGTCCTGCATGAGGAGTTTAGGCAAAAGTTCCGTGTCACCTACCGCGTCTTTGACAGGATTGTGGACGCTCTCAAAGGGTCGGGTCTGGTTCAAGACCCGAGAGTCCCTAAACCTGGTCCGCCTCCGATTCCCGCGGAGTCGAAGGTCCTCCACATACTCAGAATGctggcggtgggcgcgcAGTACGATGCTTTCGAAGAAGGGTCTTTGTGCGATGGGAAGACTATCCAAGCTTTGTGCATCAAACCGGCAAGCTCTCGGACGAAAGGTTTCTTTGATTGGTTTGTGGATCACTTCTATGATGATTGGGTCCGTCCGCCCAACCGGGAAGAAAACAGAAAGAGAGTTGAAGTACACCGCGAGGATTGGGATGCCCGGCATGATCGGGCAGATGGATGCAGCTCACCTGGCTTGGGATGCATGTCCTGCGGGTGCACGCGGATACCACTCAGGAAAAGAGGCCTACCCGACAAAGGCGTTTAA